From Flavobacterium alkalisoli, the proteins below share one genomic window:
- a CDS encoding tetratricopeptide repeat protein, producing the protein MKGLVTYSLLLFSLVAFSQQKGDKENKDNKKDVYLSKGNSQFADKEYVDAEANYRISQSDSPTKSAGAYNLGNAIYRQGKVEESMYAYLTAIEKAESKKDKHRAYHNLGNALMKVKDYQTAVEAYRNALRNDPYDEETRYNFALAKEMLKKNPPPPQQNQDQNKDQQDKQDNKDNQNQGNNNKDENKGNNQGDKDNKDNKQNKPDDKKGNGQDKEKGDEQKDKGGQQDKDKSDKDGQNKPGGGNEGDRDQEPAEGSPSKQRMENLLDAMNNEEKKVQDKVNAKKAKGMPPQRQEKDW; encoded by the coding sequence ATGAAAGGATTAGTAACATACAGCCTGCTTTTATTTTCGTTAGTCGCTTTTTCTCAGCAAAAAGGGGACAAGGAAAACAAAGACAACAAAAAAGATGTATATCTTTCAAAAGGTAACAGTCAATTTGCTGATAAGGAATATGTAGATGCTGAGGCCAACTACAGGATATCTCAGTCTGATTCACCTACCAAATCGGCGGGGGCTTATAATCTTGGTAATGCCATATACAGGCAGGGTAAAGTTGAGGAGTCGATGTATGCCTACCTTACGGCTATAGAAAAGGCCGAAAGTAAAAAAGACAAACACAGGGCTTATCATAATCTGGGTAATGCCCTTATGAAGGTTAAAGACTATCAGACGGCTGTTGAGGCATACAGGAATGCATTAAGAAATGATCCTTATGATGAGGAGACCCGTTATAACTTTGCCTTAGCAAAAGAGATGCTTAAAAAGAATCCGCCACCGCCGCAACAAAACCAGGATCAGAATAAAGACCAGCAGGATAAGCAGGATAATAAAGATAATCAGAATCAGGGCAATAATAACAAGGACGAGAATAAAGGTAACAATCAGGGAGATAAGGATAATAAAGATAACAAGCAGAATAAACCTGACGATAAGAAAGGTAACGGACAAGATAAGGAAAAAGGAGACGAACAGAAAGATAAGGGAGGCCAACAGGACAAGGATAAATCTGATAAGGATGGCCAGAATAAGCCTGGAGGAGGAAATGAGGGAGACCGTGACCAGGAACCTGCGGAAGGCAGCCCTTCTAAACAGCGAATGGAAAACCTGCTTGATGCCATGAACAACGAAGAAAAGAAAGTTCAGGATAAGGTAAATGCCAAAAAAGCAAAAGGCATGCCGCCGCAAAGACAGGAAAAAGACTGGTAA
- a CDS encoding BatD family protein yields the protein MKRYILLIFLFLIQGIYAQDVEFKAEPSKTRLGVNERLRVSFTMNKDGDNFVPPSFDGFRAQGPMQNIRNSWVNGKHTYSKSYDYILTPTSKGDFTIGQASIEIDDKIYKTLPVKISVGDAVKIQDPYEAARQSATEGVHLVAEVSKTNPYVNEPVSVVYKLYVSQSSDVTNFFVKENPSFNDFWSQTDRFDPQHLTIEKGMYNGEMYRYVVLQKTVLYPQKSGQLELEPLLVNATLQVPTGRNRFGMVNYVSEDKLLSSGIRTINVKPLPEAGKPDDFTGAVGSFDFRVTPSKTSLETGESLQLDVTVSGKGNLKLFTLPKPVVPSALEMYDPEHKENVNVPISGMTGKISDIYTIVPQNRGKYPINQLSFSYFDPATGKYKTITSKDLMIEVTGDAVAATTPAAAGTQKQTVESKEQFRFVDLETKLLPRERDHFFGSTLFYGLLAAPFLIIPLIVLGKRKKEAYDSDVVGNKIRQNNRLAKKYLSAAKKQLGNKEEFYVALEKALHNFLKAKLNIETSEMSKQNIQELLLNRKANPETVADFIRIMDSCEFARYAPSSGAAMQQDYESAVSVITALEKQV from the coding sequence ATGAAAAGATACATCTTACTGATATTTTTATTTTTAATACAGGGTATATATGCCCAGGACGTTGAGTTTAAAGCCGAACCCAGCAAGACCAGGCTGGGCGTAAATGAACGCCTTAGGGTTAGCTTTACCATGAATAAGGATGGCGATAACTTCGTGCCTCCTTCCTTTGACGGCTTCAGGGCGCAGGGACCTATGCAAAACATAAGGAACTCATGGGTAAACGGTAAGCATACCTATAGCAAAAGTTACGATTATATACTTACACCTACCTCTAAGGGTGATTTTACCATAGGGCAGGCAAGTATTGAAATAGACGATAAAATATACAAAACGCTACCGGTAAAAATATCGGTGGGTGATGCGGTTAAAATTCAGGACCCTTATGAAGCGGCAAGACAAAGTGCTACTGAGGGTGTGCATCTTGTGGCTGAGGTTAGTAAGACCAATCCCTATGTAAATGAGCCTGTAAGTGTGGTTTACAAACTGTATGTAAGCCAAAGCAGCGATGTAACAAACTTCTTTGTAAAGGAAAATCCGAGCTTTAATGATTTCTGGAGCCAAACCGACAGGTTCGATCCCCAACATCTTACCATAGAAAAAGGTATGTATAACGGTGAAATGTACCGTTATGTAGTGTTGCAAAAAACAGTATTATATCCGCAAAAGAGCGGACAATTGGAATTAGAGCCTCTGTTGGTTAATGCTACATTACAGGTGCCTACCGGACGCAATCGTTTTGGTATGGTAAATTATGTGTCTGAAGATAAATTATTGTCTTCGGGTATAAGAACCATAAACGTTAAACCATTACCTGAGGCAGGAAAACCGGATGATTTTACAGGGGCTGTAGGTAGTTTTGATTTTAGAGTAACACCTTCTAAAACAAGCCTTGAAACAGGAGAATCGTTACAGCTTGATGTAACCGTTAGCGGTAAGGGTAACCTAAAACTGTTCACGCTGCCTAAACCGGTTGTACCATCTGCATTGGAAATGTATGACCCGGAGCACAAAGAGAATGTGAATGTGCCTATAAGCGGGATGACAGGTAAGATATCTGACATTTATACCATAGTGCCTCAAAACAGGGGTAAATATCCTATTAACCAGCTTTCATTCTCTTATTTTGATCCGGCTACAGGGAAATATAAAACAATAACTTCTAAAGATTTAATGATAGAGGTTACGGGAGATGCTGTTGCAGCAACTACACCTGCTGCTGCAGGAACTCAAAAGCAAACAGTGGAATCTAAAGAGCAGTTCCGTTTTGTAGATCTGGAAACAAAACTTCTGCCTAGGGAAAGGGATCATTTCTTTGGCTCAACGCTGTTTTATGGCCTGTTAGCGGCGCCATTCCTTATAATACCACTAATTGTATTAGGTAAGAGGAAAAAAGAGGCTTACGACAGCGATGTTGTGGGTAATAAGATACGACAGAATAACAGACTGGCTAAAAAATACCTGTCGGCTGCTAAAAAACAGCTTGGCAATAAAGAGGAGTTCTATGTGGCACTTGAAAAAGCCCTGCATAATTTCCTTAAGGCTAAACTGAATATCGAAACTTCTGAAATGAGTAAACAAAACATTCAGGAGCTGTTACTGAACAGGAAAGCGAATCCGGAAACGGTAGCTGATTTCATCAGGATAATGGACAGTTGTGAATTTGCACGTTATGCACCGTCATCGGGAGCGGCAATGCAGCAGGATTATGAGAGCGCGGTATCGGTAATAACAGCATTAGAAAAACAAGTGTAA
- a CDS encoding tetratricopeptide repeat protein has protein sequence MKKLAYIVLFFTQLMAAQSAFDKGNEQYREGKYEEAAQSYESILEGGEESAEVYFNLGNAYYKLNQTAPAIYNYEKALLLKPNDKDIKVNLGFAQKMVIDDIQATPKVGFSKLFYGLVGICHYDTWAWIAVGFAFGVLLFFIGYYFAGSTLLKRMFFAGILLSLVVIVISVISATFVRTETSKMRPAIVFSEVASVKSEPLNNAPDAFILHEGTKVNVVEVLDNWKKVTLADESTGWIKDSDIKELKD, from the coding sequence ATGAAAAAATTAGCATATATAGTATTGTTTTTTACGCAGCTTATGGCTGCGCAGTCGGCTTTTGATAAAGGTAACGAGCAGTACAGGGAAGGGAAGTATGAAGAGGCAGCTCAAAGTTATGAAAGCATACTCGAAGGGGGCGAGGAATCGGCAGAGGTGTATTTTAACCTTGGTAATGCCTATTACAAGCTCAACCAAACGGCTCCCGCCATCTATAATTATGAAAAGGCCCTGCTTTTAAAACCTAACGATAAGGATATAAAAGTTAACCTTGGTTTTGCCCAAAAAATGGTGATAGACGATATTCAGGCAACTCCAAAGGTTGGTTTTTCAAAACTGTTTTATGGTTTGGTAGGTATCTGTCATTATGACACCTGGGCATGGATAGCAGTAGGCTTTGCTTTTGGCGTACTATTGTTTTTTATAGGTTACTATTTTGCAGGTTCAACACTTTTAAAGAGAATGTTTTTTGCAGGTATATTACTGTCTTTGGTGGTAATAGTTATCAGTGTTATTTCGGCAACTTTTGTAAGGACAGAAACTTCTAAAATGAGACCAGCCATTGTGTTTAGTGAGGTAGCATCTGTAAAAAGTGAGCCTTTAAACAATGCGCCCGATGCCTTTATTCTGCACGAAGGCACAAAGGTAAACGTGGTTGAGGTATTGGATAACTGGAAAAAAGTAACTCTTGCCGACGAAAGTACCGGCTGGATAAAAGATAGTGATATTAAAGAGCTGAAGGATTAA
- a CDS encoding CvpA family protein, translating to MSVIDIILGGLLLYGLIKGLWRGFFVELASLVSLIAGIFIALKFSGFIADIISGHVSWEPRYISITAFLITFVAVVVGIILLAKFFTKLADFASLGLLNRILGGVFGFLKMVLIVSVSLNFFLKMNSSHIFAEEETLEESIFFYPILEVSNTIFPVLEEWFQEFKDQEMPEEKPEVFSNEQSA from the coding sequence ATGAGTGTTATTGATATCATATTAGGCGGCCTGCTGCTGTACGGACTTATAAAAGGGCTATGGAGAGGCTTTTTTGTGGAACTGGCATCATTGGTTTCACTAATTGCGGGTATTTTTATTGCCCTTAAGTTTTCAGGCTTTATAGCCGATATTATAAGCGGTCATGTTTCCTGGGAACCTCGCTATATATCCATAACCGCGTTTTTAATCACCTTTGTTGCCGTAGTGGTAGGCATAATACTACTGGCAAAGTTTTTTACCAAACTGGCCGACTTCGCAAGCCTTGGGCTTCTAAACCGTATATTGGGCGGAGTATTCGGCTTCCTTAAAATGGTATTGATAGTAAGCGTATCGCTTAATTTTTTCCTTAAGATGAACAGCTCCCACATTTTTGCGGAAGAGGAAACTTTGGAAGAATCCATTTTCTTTTACCCCATCCTGGAAGTGTCCAATACTATTTTCCCCGTTCTTGAAGAATGGTTTCAGGAATTTAAGGATCAGGAAATGCCCGAGGAAAAGCCCGAAGTTTTCAGTAACGAGCAAAGTGCTTAA
- the pheS gene encoding phenylalanine--tRNA ligase subunit alpha translates to MIEKIKSYIAEAEAFQTQNKEELEAFRIKFLSKKGIVNDFMAEFKNVPNEQKKEFGQVINAFKTAVQNKVTEIQDALESKEDAKGVYGDLTRPGELFQVGSRHPISIVKNQIIDIFSNIGFNVSEGPEIEDDWHNFTALNLPEYHPARDMQDTFFIQTNPDVLLRTHTSSVQVRYMENNKPPIRTISPGRVFRNEAVSARSHCIFHQVEGLYIDKDVSFADLKQTLLYFTKEMFGKSKIRLRPSYFPFTEPSAEIDIYWGLKTETDYRITKGTGWLEIGGCGMVDPNVLTNCGIDPVKYNGFAFGMGVERIAMLLYQIGDIRMFYENDVRFLEQFKSNI, encoded by the coding sequence ATGATAGAGAAGATTAAAAGTTATATTGCTGAGGCCGAAGCTTTCCAGACACAAAATAAGGAAGAGCTTGAGGCATTCAGGATTAAGTTCCTGAGTAAAAAAGGTATTGTTAACGACTTTATGGCTGAATTTAAGAATGTTCCAAACGAACAGAAAAAAGAATTCGGACAGGTAATCAATGCTTTTAAAACAGCAGTACAAAACAAGGTGACCGAAATTCAGGATGCACTGGAAAGCAAAGAGGATGCTAAAGGCGTTTATGGTGACCTTACACGTCCGGGTGAACTTTTCCAGGTAGGATCACGCCACCCGATATCCATAGTAAAGAACCAGATAATAGATATATTCTCTAACATTGGCTTTAATGTTTCTGAAGGTCCGGAAATTGAAGACGACTGGCACAACTTTACGGCCCTTAACCTACCGGAATACCATCCGGCAAGGGACATGCAGGATACCTTCTTTATCCAGACAAACCCTGATGTGCTTTTAAGAACACATACATCATCGGTACAGGTGCGTTATATGGAAAACAACAAACCACCTATCCGTACCATTTCTCCGGGAAGGGTATTCAGGAATGAGGCAGTTTCTGCACGTTCACACTGTATTTTCCATCAGGTAGAAGGTTTATACATTGATAAAGATGTTTCGTTTGCCGATTTAAAGCAAACGCTTTTATACTTTACAAAAGAGATGTTCGGTAAATCAAAAATACGTCTTCGCCCGTCTTATTTCCCGTTCACGGAGCCAAGTGCGGAAATTGATATTTACTGGGGATTAAAAACGGAAACCGATTACAGGATTACTAAAGGTACCGGATGGCTTGAAATAGGCGGTTGCGGTATGGTAGATCCTAATGTACTTACCAACTGTGGTATAGATCCTGTTAAGTACAATGGTTTTGCTTTTGGTATGGGTGTGGAAAGAATTGCCATGCTGTTATATCAAATTGGTGATATACGTATGTTCTATGAGAACGACGTACGTTTCTTAGAACAGTTCAAATCGAATATATAA
- a CDS encoding copper resistance protein NlpE — protein sequence MKKISAIAILALLAFTACKNGEKSSDDQMATDSTDIEQVTTDTPIGDTSRNALDWPGVYSDTLPCGDCPGLLFDIQLNDNNTYALSLKYLEKEETANKYTGTFTWDDSGNVITLDANGDHKKLKVQEHSLKMLDKFGNPEQGDQSDYIIKKID from the coding sequence ATGAAAAAAATTTCAGCTATAGCGATTTTGGCATTACTGGCGTTTACCGCATGCAAAAATGGAGAAAAATCATCGGATGACCAAATGGCTACAGATTCAACTGATATTGAACAAGTTACAACTGACACCCCTATAGGAGATACAAGCAGGAACGCTCTTGACTGGCCGGGAGTATACAGCGACACCCTGCCTTGTGGCGATTGTCCGGGCCTATTGTTTGATATTCAGCTTAATGATAACAATACTTATGCACTTTCTCTAAAGTATCTTGAAAAAGAGGAAACTGCCAATAAATATACAGGAACCTTTACCTGGGATGATTCCGGAAACGTTATTACCCTAGATGCCAACGGCGACCACAAAAAACTTAAGGTTCAGGAACACAGCCTTAAAATGCTGGATAAGTTTGGCAATCCGGAACAGGGTGACCAGAGTGATTATATTATAAAAAAGATAGACTAA
- a CDS encoding GH92 family glycosyl hydrolase, translating into MKKSSLLLSLLFTIAAFSQSHDYVKYVNPFIGIGGHGHTFPGATVPFGMVQLSPDTRIDGSWDGCGGYHYSDSVIYGFSHTHLNGTGVSDFGDIMLMPTMGEPKLEAKDYSSTFSHDNETASAGYYAVKLHDDNIQVRLTASTRVGLHEYTFPKKGQANIILDLNHRDKLIMGEVRLIDSKTIEVLRESSAWARDQYVYARIEFSAPVKVTAVNNNAFAPAKVTDKFFAGSLLAISFSKEVKKGEKLLVKVALSPTGYEGAAKNMKQEMPGFDFKKTRKEAEKLWNKELSKIEVTSDNKEKLNIFYTALYHTMMQPNIAMDVDGMYRGRDNEIHKAQGFDYYTVFSLWDTFRAAHPLYTLIDKKRTADFINTFLTEYEQGGRLPVWELASNETDCMIGYHSVSVMADAMAKGIKGFDYEKAFEAAKHSAMLDHLGLEAYKRNGFISIDDEHESVSKTVEYAYDDWCIAQMAMMLGKTDEYNYFMERSQYWKNIFDPQTGHMRPKKNGGWDKPFDAREINNNFTEGNSWQYTFFVPQDIEGLIDAFGGKEKFEAKLDEMFSLPSKTTGRDQADVTGLIGQYAHGNEPSHHMAYLYNYVGKPEKTKEKVHYILEEFYKNSPDGLIGNEDCGQMSAWYVLSSIGLYDVTPGDNYWQKTEPYFQEAKVHLENRTPAVIRKSNYNEDLKVFDPIVGTQTKAYDKVVPVPVIEAEGKSFKDSTKVSLHAPFGGKLYYNFERESAIKEYKEPLTIKKWHMLTAYAENEKGKRSKSVSAEFVKKTNDYTIDIKSKYNRLYHAGGAEGLIDGIKGTTNWRKGDWQGYQNQDFEAVVDLQKEMPVNAIEASFLQDSRSWILMPVKVEYYVSNDNRDFTLVKTIETKTDARQDNVIENYTAHLNNVSARYVKVKAYNFGTLPQWHQGAGGQAFIFIDEITVN; encoded by the coding sequence ATGAAAAAATCATCATTACTGTTATCGCTGCTTTTTACGATAGCTGCATTTTCTCAGTCTCATGACTATGTAAAATATGTAAATCCGTTTATTGGTATAGGGGGGCACGGACATACCTTTCCGGGAGCTACAGTGCCTTTTGGTATGGTACAGCTTAGTCCGGATACGCGTATTGACGGTAGTTGGGACGGTTGTGGCGGTTACCATTATTCCGATAGTGTAATTTATGGCTTTTCGCACACGCATCTTAACGGTACAGGTGTTTCCGATTTTGGCGACATTATGTTAATGCCTACCATGGGCGAGCCTAAACTTGAGGCTAAAGACTACTCATCAACATTTTCTCATGATAATGAAACAGCTTCGGCAGGTTACTATGCCGTAAAACTGCATGATGACAATATACAGGTACGGTTAACAGCTTCGACAAGGGTAGGACTGCATGAATATACTTTCCCTAAAAAGGGCCAGGCTAATATCATATTGGATCTTAACCATCGTGATAAGCTTATTATGGGCGAGGTAAGATTAATTGACAGCAAAACCATTGAAGTGCTTAGGGAAAGCTCGGCATGGGCACGCGACCAGTATGTTTATGCCCGAATAGAGTTTAGCGCACCTGTAAAGGTAACGGCAGTTAATAATAATGCTTTTGCTCCGGCAAAAGTGACGGACAAGTTTTTTGCGGGTTCACTATTGGCAATAAGTTTTAGTAAAGAAGTGAAAAAAGGGGAGAAGCTTTTGGTCAAGGTAGCCTTATCGCCAACGGGTTATGAGGGTGCTGCCAAAAACATGAAACAGGAAATGCCCGGTTTTGATTTTAAGAAAACAAGAAAAGAAGCTGAAAAACTTTGGAATAAGGAACTTTCTAAAATTGAAGTGACATCTGATAATAAAGAGAAATTAAATATTTTCTATACGGCCTTATATCATACCATGATGCAGCCTAATATTGCTATGGATGTGGATGGTATGTACCGTGGGCGGGATAATGAAATTCATAAAGCGCAGGGGTTTGATTATTATACGGTATTTTCTTTGTGGGATACCTTTAGGGCGGCACATCCGCTGTATACTCTGATTGATAAGAAACGCACAGCTGATTTTATCAATACGTTCTTAACCGAGTACGAGCAGGGTGGTAGGTTACCTGTATGGGAACTCGCGAGTAATGAGACCGATTGTATGATTGGGTATCATTCGGTTTCGGTTATGGCAGATGCTATGGCAAAAGGCATTAAAGGTTTTGATTACGAAAAAGCTTTTGAGGCTGCCAAACATAGTGCGATGCTTGATCATTTAGGATTAGAAGCCTATAAGAGAAATGGATTTATAAGCATAGATGATGAGCATGAAAGCGTTTCTAAAACGGTTGAATATGCTTATGATGACTGGTGTATTGCACAAATGGCAATGATGCTGGGTAAGACCGATGAGTATAATTACTTTATGGAGCGCTCGCAATATTGGAAGAATATTTTTGACCCACAAACAGGTCATATGCGTCCTAAAAAGAATGGTGGTTGGGATAAACCTTTTGACGCCCGTGAGATAAACAACAATTTTACTGAAGGCAACAGCTGGCAGTATACCTTTTTTGTGCCTCAGGATATAGAAGGCCTTATCGATGCTTTTGGAGGTAAAGAAAAGTTTGAAGCCAAGCTTGACGAAATGTTTAGCCTGCCAAGTAAGACCACCGGGCGTGACCAGGCAGATGTTACAGGGCTTATAGGTCAGTATGCTCACGGTAACGAACCTAGCCATCATATGGCTTACCTGTACAATTATGTAGGTAAACCGGAGAAGACAAAAGAAAAAGTACATTACATACTGGAAGAGTTTTATAAGAACTCGCCAGACGGACTTATTGGTAACGAAGATTGCGGTCAGATGAGTGCCTGGTATGTATTGAGCAGCATCGGCCTCTATGATGTTACCCCAGGAGATAATTACTGGCAGAAAACTGAGCCATATTTCCAGGAAGCCAAAGTGCATTTGGAAAATCGTACACCTGCTGTTATAAGAAAATCAAATTATAATGAGGATTTAAAAGTATTTGACCCAATAGTAGGTACTCAGACAAAAGCTTATGATAAAGTTGTCCCTGTTCCGGTTATTGAGGCTGAAGGGAAATCTTTTAAGGATTCTACTAAGGTTTCTTTACATGCCCCTTTTGGCGGAAAACTTTATTATAATTTTGAAAGAGAGTCGGCAATTAAAGAGTATAAAGAGCCATTAACGATAAAAAAATGGCACATGTTAACAGCTTATGCCGAAAATGAAAAGGGGAAAAGAAGTAAAAGTGTATCTGCTGAATTCGTTAAAAAAACAAATGATTATACCATCGATATTAAATCGAAGTATAACAGGTTATATCATGCCGGAGGAGCAGAAGGTCTTATAGACGGGATAAAAGGAACTACCAATTGGCGTAAAGGTGACTGGCAGGGCTACCAAAACCAAGATTTTGAAGCGGTAGTCGATTTACAAAAAGAAATGCCTGTAAATGCTATTGAGGCAAGTTTCCTGCAGGATAGCCGTTCGTGGATATTAATGCCTGTAAAAGTGGAATACTATGTGTCTAATGATAACAGGGACTTTACCTTAGTAAAAACCATTGAAACAAAAACAGATGCAAGGCAGGATAATGTGATTGAGAATTACACAGCACATCTTAATAATGTTTCTGCCAGATATGTAAAAGTAAAAGCTTATAATTTCGGGACATTGCCACAATGGCATCAGGGAGCCGGAGGGCAGGCCTTTATATTTATTGATGAAATAACGGTTAACTAA
- a CDS encoding TerC/Alx family metal homeostasis membrane protein, which produces MNHDHLINHPGILTGFTILVVIMLLLDLGVFNKKSHVISNKEALAWSVVWISLAMAFSGVIYYLMGFQQFAQFQSAYWIEKALSVDNLFVFIMVFGFFNVPKHLHHKVLFWGIIGALVFRAIFIFTGVELINMTYLPEMEVFGQMVSINVVLTLFGFFLLFAGIKSWSAHEDEDENKDFSKSPGAKLVYRFFKVTENFEGDRFFVIREGVRIATPLLVVVTVIEFTDLLFAVDSIPAIFAIAPDDPFILYTSNIFAILGLRALYFLLANFMYMFSKLHYGLAVILSFIGIKMLISPFYHISSPVSLMVVGGILAVSVIISFMFPGEREEKDDDDDFEEDNEDEDDD; this is translated from the coding sequence ATGAATCATGACCACCTGATTAACCATCCGGGTATTTTAACCGGGTTCACTATTCTTGTCGTTATTATGCTGTTGTTAGACCTTGGTGTGTTTAACAAAAAAAGCCATGTGATAAGCAATAAGGAAGCGTTAGCGTGGTCGGTTGTATGGATATCACTGGCAATGGCCTTTAGCGGGGTAATTTATTACCTTATGGGCTTCCAGCAGTTTGCCCAGTTCCAAAGTGCTTACTGGATTGAAAAAGCCCTCTCGGTAGATAACCTATTTGTGTTTATAATGGTATTCGGGTTCTTTAATGTTCCCAAGCACCTGCATCACAAAGTATTGTTTTGGGGCATTATAGGTGCATTAGTTTTCCGTGCCATATTTATATTCACAGGCGTAGAGCTTATAAACATGACATATTTGCCCGAAATGGAAGTTTTTGGACAAATGGTAAGCATCAACGTAGTTTTGACCTTATTTGGCTTCTTTTTGCTTTTTGCGGGTATTAAATCGTGGAGTGCTCACGAAGATGAGGATGAAAACAAAGATTTTTCCAAAAGTCCGGGTGCAAAACTGGTTTACCGTTTCTTTAAAGTCACCGAAAACTTTGAGGGAGATCGCTTTTTTGTAATCAGGGAAGGTGTTCGTATAGCAACTCCCCTATTAGTAGTGGTTACCGTTATAGAGTTTACCGACCTTCTTTTTGCAGTAGATTCCATACCTGCGATTTTTGCCATCGCTCCCGATGATCCTTTTATCCTTTATACTTCTAACATTTTTGCCATATTAGGATTAAGGGCTCTGTATTTTTTACTAGCCAACTTTATGTATATGTTCAGCAAGCTGCACTATGGCCTTGCCGTTATACTTTCCTTCATAGGTATAAAAATGCTTATAAGTCCGTTTTACCATATATCGTCTCCGGTATCGCTTATGGTAGTGGGCGGTATATTGGCTGTTTCCGTTATAATATCCTTTATGTTTCCCGGCGAACGTGAAGAAAAGGATGACGACGATGATTTTGAAGAAGATAATGAAGATGAAGATGACGATTAA
- a CDS encoding NAD(P)H-dependent glycerol-3-phosphate dehydrogenase, with product MNDTPKFAVIGGGSWATAIAKMLCVNVTEIAWYMRSTYAIEHIKLQKHNPNYLSSVEFDNAKLKLTNDINEAVAYADYIIFAIPSAFLSGELEKLTESLEGKVIFSAIKGIVPETSLIVGEHFHEKYDIPYENIGVITGPCHAEEVALERLSYLTIACGDQKKAKIMAKRLDSYYIKTKISDDIVGTEYAAMLKNIYAIAAGIAHGLGYGDNFQALLMSNAIREMKKFIRKVHRMKRNINNSAYLGDLLVTGYSVFSRNRMFGNMIGKGYTVKSAMMEMSMVAEGYYATKSAYNLNEEYKAKTPIIDAVYSILYEGKDAKQVFKKLTDKLD from the coding sequence ATGAACGATACTCCCAAGTTCGCTGTAATAGGTGGTGGAAGCTGGGCTACGGCAATCGCAAAGATGCTTTGTGTAAATGTAACCGAGATAGCCTGGTATATGAGGAGCACCTATGCCATCGAGCATATAAAGCTGCAGAAGCACAATCCTAATTATTTAAGCTCTGTTGAGTTTGATAATGCTAAACTGAAGCTTACCAACGATATTAATGAGGCGGTAGCCTATGCAGATTACATAATTTTTGCCATTCCTTCGGCATTTTTAAGCGGAGAGCTTGAAAAACTTACCGAAAGTCTGGAAGGGAAAGTTATCTTTTCGGCTATTAAAGGTATCGTACCGGAAACAAGCCTTATTGTAGGCGAACATTTTCACGAGAAATACGACATTCCATACGAGAACATAGGTGTTATAACCGGTCCCTGCCACGCAGAGGAGGTTGCCCTTGAAAGGCTATCTTACCTAACCATTGCCTGCGGTGACCAAAAGAAAGCCAAAATAATGGCAAAAAGGCTGGACAGCTATTATATCAAAACCAAAATATCTGATGATATTGTTGGGACAGAATATGCTGCCATGCTTAAAAACATTTATGCCATAGCCGCGGGTATTGCCCACGGTTTAGGATATGGAGATAATTTCCAGGCCCTTTTGATGAGTAATGCCATAAGGGAGATGAAAAAATTTATACGCAAGGTTCACCGAATGAAACGTAACATAAACAATTCGGCTTACCTGGGCGACCTTCTGGTTACAGGATATTCGGTTTTCTCGAGAAACAGAATGTTTGGTAACATGATAGGTAAAGGCTATACCGTAAAATCGGCCATGATGGAAATGAGCATGGTTGCCGAAGGGTATTATGCCACAAAGAGTGCTTATAACCTTAATGAAGAATACAAAGCAAAAACCCCTATTATAGATGCAGTATACAGCATTTTATATGAGGGTAAAGATGCAAAACAGGTATTTAAAAAGCTTACCGATAAACTCGATTAA